DNA from Candidatus Thermoplasmatota archaeon:
CTATGTGTGCATGGGGATCCTTAGACTTGCCAGGTTCGCGGAAGTGGGATATCGGAAACCCTACTTCGAAGGGCTGCCGTCGCCCGCGGCGGCGTATCTCGTAGTCACGGTCCACATTCTGTTGGGCGGGGGAGCCGCGTTTGAGCTGGGTTCCCAGTTTTCGGTCCTAATCGTGATGGCGTTCGCGGGAGGTCTCATGGTGACCAGCCTTCGATATCCGAAGCTCCAACGTGGTCTCGTCGCCCCTTCCTTGGTCGGGATCCTATCGATGATCGTGGCAACCTCGCTGATAATCGTTGCTTCCGACGCTGTTTCTATATCATATTCCCTCGCCCTCTTTGGTCTCTCCCTCATAGCGATCTACATCCTGTTCGGTCCCATGTACGCGAGAAGAGATGAGTCGCCCTTAGCCCCCGAAGGAATGGCCTGACCCGAGATAACCATTCGAGTGCACCGAAAGACTTAAATGTCAATTAGAAGAACGCACAAGAAAATACTTAATATGCCGATGACTAAATTATCGTTAGAGGACGGAATAACTTCCGACTCGGGTGTCGAGCACGCCCGTTAAGCGCAAACCCTCCTATACGCCGTCAAAAACAGCGCCCCCCTTTAGGCTGTAACGGTGATCGAAGGTTTTTGACGTGCTCGGCATCTTTCTACACTTCTCACCGATTGCCCTTGGGATAAACTTAATCTACCATCATCCTGCTTCGCATTTCGTGTCGTTGGATGCATGGATATATGCTCTCGCGAGTGTGTTCCTCATCAGCATCATCTCTCTCCTGGGTCTGGCCTTGATCTCGATGAGGGAAGAGAGGCTGAGGCGGGCGGTGCTGATACTTGTCAGCTTCTCGGCGGGAGCTCTGCTGGGTGATGCCTTCATTCACCTCTTGCCCGAGGCGGCTAAGGAGAGCTCCTTCGGGTTGGGAATATCAGCCGGCGTACTCCTCGGAATCATCGTGTTCTTCGTGCTGGAGAAGTTCGTCCACTGGCATCACTGCGGAGCTGCCGAGATGGGAGAGTGTCCAAAGGCCTTTGCCACAACGAATCTGGTCGGCGACGGGCTCCACAATTTCATCGACGGGATGATAATCGCGGGAAGCTACCTCATCTCTGTGCCTCTGGGCATAGCCACGACTCTGGCCGTTGTCTTTCACGAGATCCCGCAGGAGATCGGTGACTTCGGCGTCTTGGTCCATGCAGGGTACACCAGAAGAAAGGCGTTGATGTTCAACTTCTTCAGCGCGTCTCTTGCGATCATCGGTGCCCTTGCGGTTCTGGTTGTCGGCGGGCAAGTACCGGAGCTGGTCACGTACTTGATTCCGTTCACAGCGGGAGGGTTCATCTACATCGCCG
Protein-coding regions in this window:
- a CDS encoding CDP-alcohol phosphatidyltransferase family protein, which codes for MTLLRKLSAADLVTLTNGLLGFLAITYVVDGRYELAGLLIFVAIVMDGLDGALARRFGSMHHFGRYLDFFADSVSFCFAPATLIYTVTYDISRGPAWVSWENALAVVIPTVYVCMGILRLARFAEVGYRKPYFEGLPSPAAAYLVVTVHILLGGGAAFELGSQFSVLIVMAFAGGLMVTSLRYPKLQRGLVAPSLVGILSMIVATSLIIVASDAVSISYSLALFGLSLIAIYILFGPMYARRDESPLAPEGMA
- a CDS encoding ZIP family metal transporter; this encodes MLGIFLHFSPIALGINLIYHHPASHFVSLDAWIYALASVFLISIISLLGLALISMREERLRRAVLILVSFSAGALLGDAFIHLLPEAAKESSFGLGISAGVLLGIIVFFVLEKFVHWHHCGAAEMGECPKAFATTNLVGDGLHNFIDGMIIAGSYLISVPLGIATTLAVVFHEIPQEIGDFGVLVHAGYTRRKALMFNFFSASLAIIGALAVLVVGGQVPELVTYLIPFTAGGFIYIAGSDLIPELQKETQPGRSAIQLAGLVLGLLVMAGLVLLE